The following are from one region of the Fusarium verticillioides 7600 chromosome 1, whole genome shotgun sequence genome:
- a CDS encoding phosphatidylinositol glycan, class U, translating to MSDTMTLRGKASVFAGAALLRLILFLAFPGLPDLLTGRVEISTPVTSFKRLQEGLFLYTNNVSPYDGGVFHQAPLLLPLFSLLPDVKSWPIFTHLLYIAVDLLSAEALYKIAELGVAGNSKLFTSPRRANKFGSAAIAAGFLFNPYTIATCIGRSTGVFTNCAILLAIAKAIQGSPFNAMVAISFASYLSMYPILLLPPLVLLAYDCQVEKRRISCITKFAATNVAVVLGCVVSLLGMSFLLANNSWEFLTRTYGIQLTLSDLTPNVGLWWYFFIEMFDSFRAFFLGVFWLHLAAYPAALSIRLRPQPLAVLTILLGIFSIFKPYPSLADASLFLSVVPLFRHVFPLMRYAFVTTSTLLYATFLGPAFYHLWIYAGSGNANFFYAITLVWSLGQSLLVTDLTFAVLRDEWEIERPEMVGKEIRQL from the exons ATGTCAGACACAATGACATTGCGAGGCAAAGCCAGCGTGTTCGCAGGCGCTGCCCTGCTCCGACTTATCTTATTCCTTGCTTTCCCTGGCCTGCCCGATCTTCTGACAGGTCGCGTCGAGATATCCACCCCCGTCACAAGCTTCAAGCGAT TACAAGAGGGCCTATTCCTATATACGAACAACGTCTCGCCATACGATGGTGGTGTCTTCCACCAGGCTCCTCTTCtgttgcccttgttctccCTGCTCCCCGACGTAAAGAGCTGGCCCATCTTCACACACCTACTCTACATCGCCGTCGACCTCCTCAGCGCCGAGGCTCTGTATAAAATTGCCGAGTTGGGTGTTGCGGGCAACTCGAAGCTATTTACATCGCCGCGCCGTGCCAATAAGTTTGGTAGTGCTGCAATTGCTGCTGG cttcttgttcaacccATACACCATTGCGACATGTATAGGACGGTCAACAGGCGTCTTCACCAACTGCGCCATTCTccttgccatcgccaaagctATCCAAGGATCTCCCTTCAATGCCATGGTCGCAATCTCTTTCGCATCTTATTTGTCTATGTACCCTATTCTGCTCCTCCCTCCgcttgttctccttgccTATGATTGCCAAGTTGAGAAACGTAGGATTTCTTGCATCACCAAGTTTGCAGCTACTAACGTCGCTGTTGTGCTGGGGTGCGTGGTTTCGTTATTAGGCATGTCTTTTTTGCTTGCCAACAACTCCTGGGAGTTCCTGACTCGCACATATGGCATCCAATTGACCTTATCTGATCTCACACCTAACGTGGGACTGTGGTGGTATTTCTTCATTGAGATGTTTGACTCGTTTAGAGCTTTCTTCCTTGGCGTGTTCTGGCTGCATCTTGCAGCTTATCCCGCAGCCCTCTCTATCCGTCTCCGCCCCCAGCCATTGGCTGTCTTGACTATCCTACTGGGCattttctccatcttcaagccTTACCCTTCGCTTGCGGATGCCAGCCTCTTCCTATCTGTGGTCCCTCTATTCCGACATGTTTTCCCCCTCATGCGGTATGCTTTTGTTACCACCTCTACGCTGCTGTACGCAACATTCCTTGGACCAGCTTTTTACCACCTCTGGATCTATGCAGGAAGCGGCAACGCCAATTTCTTCTATGCCATCACTCTTGTGTGGAGTTTGGGTCAGAGTCTGTTGGTGACAGATCTCACTTTCGCTGTGTTGCGAGATGAGTGGGAAATCGAACGACCTGAGATGGTTGGCAAAGAGATCAGACAGTTATAA
- a CDS encoding kinesin family member 11 gives MAPGVRAATANSSRSSVRAGSRAPPTRYGSALATRNGAVSPTGSIASVNTVNTIGTKRKERDFEAESSAEETNIQVVVRCRGRNEREVRENSNVVVTADAVKGKIVELSMGSNALSNRSYNFDRVFSQAADQNMVFDDTVKPILDEMLSGYNCTIFAYGQTGTGKTYTMSGDMTDTLGMLSDEAGIIPRVLQTLFNKLELENAESTIKCSFIELYNEELRDLLSSDEGNKLKIFDDTSRRGHLSTIVQGMEEKHIKSATEGVKVLQDGSLKRQVAATKCNDLSSRSHTVFTITTYVRKPNEHGVDALVSAGKLNLVDLAGSENIQRSGAENKRAAEAGLINKSLLTLGRVINALVDRSSHIPYRESKLTRLLQDSLGGRTKTCIIATISPAKSNLEETISTLDYAFRAKNIKNKPQLNPMVEKKTLLRDFTMEIEKLKSELIATRQRNGVYLSNEAYEEMTAQSESRRIVNEEQAAKLETLENNLRNKVQELFSLQSTFMGLKKDHEGTKAQLDDTKEVLDQTEIVLSATRKSLAEETKIRKAHQKTEQKLTEVGGELINKLHKTVRDVGGLHAKNKRKSDLQSINRNTWTTSQDQVADVTSMVERRINEFQEEQQEHIASVGQRMENFVDEELRKLSTTQTFLDEHLSTFTQSKKDLLQSKQKSKEDMDEVLEEIKVVRDTVKERMGESLQSISHSAERIAADMLNEMTAFHGQLHNSYSAIGKDFKSTFEDLVKHITAQRAECDNLKRQLQAATNTIVLQNATISSRIQDALVEERRQAVDERQKLMTQITALINTHADAQESRLHDRASQIQKSITATSTNLEQAVDTYGEGMLTWDVREGELLDEVKKSREQLKTKLKDDWAAASDHSSSIQATAKSVHAETVRVVDEQIKDLDVQMEALDDFVSRAKTENGHHHESHSVSVQSLSNTVEESFGNISSHFKSTFDRVKNLGEEMELDLGDLQDGLEPLHGQLCQPLANLREDITRAALQEYQPTGETPAKVQYHYPTDLPRTEDHDLIISRIDEISTPTKDRDTSDRDNTMVFADLDCPQKMMTSPVRPPPSRMSNASAPEHIGLAGSLREVNPNVPNHTTGSIGFDPRASIISMPPERTLPLFKRSTRVTRSAKKVGVRDPIISEGGENMLPTALEESLSRRKSPRLN, from the exons ATGGCTCCGGGCGTGCGCGCTGCCACCGCCAACAGCAGCCGCTCCAGCGTAAGAGCTGGGTCAAGAGCACCACCGACACGATATGGCTCAGCGCTCGCGACGCGCAACGGCGCCGTATCACCGACCGGATCTATCGCTTCAGTAAATACTGTTAATACCATCGGAACTAAGCGCAAGGAGCGCGACTTCGAGGCCGAGTCTAGCGCCGAGGAGACAAATATCCAGGTCGTTGTGCGATGTCGTGGACGCAACGAGCGTGAGGTCCGCGAGAACAGCAATGTTGTTGTTACGGCAGATGCGGTCAAGGGAAAGATTGTCGAGTTGTCAATGGGCTCAAATGCCTTGAGCAACCGCTCATATAATTTTGATCGCGTCTTTTCTCAGGCGGCCGATCAAAACATGGTTTTTGATGATACAGTAAAGCCAATTCTGGACGAG ATGCTTTCCGGATATAACTGCACCATCTTTGCCTATGGACAGACCGGTACTGGGAAGACATACACCATGTCTGGCGACATGACTGACACCCTGGGTATGCTCTCAGACGAAGCTGGTATCATTCCTCGAGTCCTGCAGACCCTGTTCAACAAGCTCGAGCTCGAGAACGCCGAGAGTACTATCAAGTGCTCCTTTATTGAACTTTACAATGAAGAACTCCGCGATCTGCTTTCATCCGACGAGggcaacaagctcaagatttTCGACGACACTTCACGGCGAGGCCATCTCAGCACCATTGTCCAGGGTATGGAGGAGAAGCACATCAAGAGCGCTACCGAGGGTGTCAAAGTGCTCCAGGACGGCAGTTTGAAACGCCAGGTTGCTGCTACAAAATGCAATGATCTAAGCTCTCGCAGTCACACggtcttcaccatcaccacaTATGTCCGAAAGCCGAACGAGCACGGCGTGGATGCTCTTGTTAGTGCTGGAAAGTTGAACCTTGTCGATTTGGCTGGAAGTGAGAACATTCAGCGATCAGGAGCTGAGAACAAGCGTGCCGCGGAGGCCGGCCTCATTAACAAGTCACTCTTGACTCTCGGTCGAGTCATCAACGCGCTTGTGGATCGCAGTTCTCATATTCCTTACCGAGAGTCCAAGTTGACTCGTTTGTTACAAGACTCACTTGGTGGTAGGACAAAGACTTGCATTATTGCAACCATTTCTCCCGCCAAGAGTAACCTGGAAGAGACCATATCGACACTCGACTATGCCTTCAGggccaagaacatcaagaacaagcccCAGCTCAACCCTatggtcgagaagaagacactTCTCAGGGATTTTACTATGGAaatcgagaagctcaagagtGAGCTTATCGCTACTCGCCAACGAAACGGTGTCTATCTCTCAAACGAAGCCTACGAAGAGATGACGGCTCAGAGCGAGTCCCGCCGCATCGTCAACGAGGAACAGgctgccaagcttgagacACTGGAAAATAACTTGCGCAACAAGGTCCAGGAGCTGTTCAGCCTGCAGTCTACGTTCATGGGGCTAAAGAAGGATCACGAGGGCACAAAAGCCCAGCTGGACGATACCAAGGAAGTGCTGGACCAAACCGAGATTGTTCTTTCTGCAACACGCAAATCACTTGCTGAGGAAACCAAGATCAGAAAAGCACACCAGAAGACGGAGCAGAAGCTCACGGAGGTTGGTGGAGAGCTAATCAACAAGCTGCATAAGACAGTCCgtgatgttggtggtcttcatgccaagaacaagcgaAAGTCGGATCTTCAGTCGATCAACCGAAACACATGGACAACATCTCAAGATCAGGTCGCTGATGTTACCTCCATGGTCGAGCGTCGAATCAATGAGTTccaggaggagcagcaagAACATATTGCAAGTGTCGGACAGCGCATGGAGAACTTTGTAGATGAGGAGTTGCGCAAGCTATCGACTACGCAAACTTTCCTCGATGAGCACTTGAGCACATTTACTCAGTCGAAGAAGGACTTGCTCCAGTCGAAGCAGAAGTCGAAGGAGGATATGGACGAGGTTTTagaggagatcaaggttgTTCGTGACACGGTCAAGGAGCGAATGGGTGAGAGCCTGCAGTCTATCTCTCATTCTGCCGAGAGGATAGCGGCAGATATGTTGAATGAGATGACTGCGTTCCACGGACAG CTTCACAACTCTTACAGTGCTATTGGAAAAGATTTCAAGTCCACTTTCGAGGATCTTGTTAAACACATCACTGCTCAGCGAGCCGAGTGCGACAACCTCAAGCGACAGCTCCAAGCAGCAACAAACACAATTGTGCTACAAAATGCTACAATCTCTTCGCGAATTCAAGATGCCCTGGTGGAGGAGCGTCGCCAAGCCGTTGATGAACGTCAGAAGCTCATGACTCAGATAACAGCTCTTATCAACACCCATGCCGACGCGCAGGAATCCCGACTTCACGACAGAGCCTCACAGATCCAGAAGAGCATCACagccaccagcaccaacttGGAGCAGGCCGTCGATACATATGGCGAGGGTATGTTAACGTGGGATGTCAGGGAGGGTGAACTGCTGGACGAGGTCAAGAAGTCTCGTGAGCAGCTCAAGAcgaagttgaaggatgaTTGGGCAGCTGCCAGTGACCACAGCAGCTCCATCCAAGCTACTGCCAAGTCTGTCCATGCCGAGACTGTTCGCGTTGTCGACGAGCAAATCAAGGACCTCGATGTTCAGATGGAAGCCCTAGACGACTTTGTCAGCCGTGCAAAGACTGAGAACGGCCATCACCATGAGTCTCACAGCGTGTCCGTTCAGTCGTTGTCCAATACTGTTGAGGAGTCTTTTGGAAACATTTCATCGCACTTTAAGTCAACATTTGACCGCGTCAAGAACTTGggcgaggagatggagcttgatcttggtgatcttcaagatggcttggagCCACTCCATGGCCAGCTCTGCCAACCTCTGGCCAACTTGCGCGAAGACATCACCCGCGCGGCCCTCCAAGAATACCAACCAACGGGCGAAACACCAGCCAAGGTCCAATATCATTACCCCACTGATCTTCCTCGCACTGAAGATCACGATCTCATCATTTCACGCATTGACGAGATTTCTACACCAACCAAGGATCGTGACACATCTGACAGGGATAACACCATGGTCTTTGCCGACCTTGACTGCCCTCAGAAAATGATGACATCGCCAGTCCGACCTCCGCCCTCTCGCATGTCCAATGCTAGTGCCCCTGAACACATAGGTCTGGCCGGAAGTCTTCGCGAAGTGAACCCCAATGTACCAAATCACACAACGGGGTCTATTGGCTTCGATCCTCGCGCTAGCATTATATCTATGCCCCCTGAGCGCACTTTGCCACTGTTTAAGCGCAGCACGCGAGTGACTCGCAGCGCCAAGAAGGTTGGAGTCAGGGATCCCATCATCTCCGAGGGCGGCGAGAATATGCTTCCAACCGCGCTTGAGGAGAGTCTGTCTAGAAGAAAGAGTCCAAGGCTCAACTGA